The Candidatus Accumulibacter similis genome has a segment encoding these proteins:
- the glcE gene encoding glycolate oxidase subunit GlcE, with protein sequence MDALLDDWVGRVRETAARGGKLAIRGGGSKSFYGGAESGEPFAAGDYRGIVAYEPTELVVTARAGTRLADLAATLAERGQWLPFEPPLFGPQATVGGMLACGLSGPRRQAMGAVRDFVLGVRLLDGRGEMLSFGGQVMKNVAGYDVPRLLAGSLGTLGVILEVSLKVLPRPVAECSLRLAIDEAAALRELNRWGGRPLPISASAWHDGVLTLRLSGAAAAVAAAQRTLGGEPLDDSVAVAFWQSLREQEHAFFAGEGPLWRLGLPSVAPPQGLGPTLIEWGGAQRWLRGGEAAAIRAAAASAGGHATLFRGDATLKAAVGVFQPLSEPLARIHRNLKQAFDPLAIFNPGRMYPDF encoded by the coding sequence ATGGACGCGCTGCTCGACGACTGGGTTGGCCGGGTCAGGGAGACGGCCGCTCGCGGTGGCAAATTGGCGATCCGCGGCGGTGGCAGCAAGTCGTTCTACGGCGGCGCCGAAAGCGGCGAGCCCTTCGCGGCCGGCGACTACCGGGGTATTGTGGCTTATGAGCCGACCGAGCTGGTGGTGACCGCTCGTGCCGGCACCCGCCTCGCCGATCTGGCGGCAACGCTGGCCGAGAGAGGTCAGTGGCTGCCCTTCGAGCCGCCGCTCTTCGGCCCGCAGGCGACCGTTGGCGGCATGCTGGCGTGTGGACTGTCGGGCCCGCGGCGGCAGGCGATGGGCGCCGTGCGCGACTTCGTCCTCGGTGTCCGCTTGCTCGACGGGCGCGGCGAGATGCTTTCATTCGGTGGCCAGGTGATGAAGAATGTTGCCGGCTACGATGTGCCGCGCCTGCTCGCTGGCAGCCTGGGCACCCTCGGCGTCATCCTCGAGGTGTCGCTGAAGGTGCTGCCGCGGCCGGTCGCCGAGTGCAGCCTCCGCCTGGCCATCGACGAGGCGGCGGCGCTGCGGGAGCTCAATCGGTGGGGTGGCCGACCGTTGCCGATTTCCGCTTCGGCCTGGCACGATGGCGTCCTGACGCTGCGTCTTTCGGGCGCGGCGGCGGCGGTCGCGGCGGCGCAGCGGACGCTGGGCGGCGAGCCGCTCGACGATTCCGTCGCAGTTGCCTTCTGGCAGTCGCTGCGCGAGCAGGAGCACGCCTTTTTCGCCGGCGAGGGGCCGCTGTGGCGTCTCGGCCTGCCGTCGGTGGCACCGCCGCAGGGACTGGGGCCAACGCTGATCGAATGGGGTGGCGCGCAACGCTGGCTGCGCGGCGGCGAAGCCGCCGCCATCCGGGCGGCAGCCGCGAGTGCCGGGGGGCATGCCACCCTGTTCCGTGGTGACGCGACGCTGAAGGCCGCCGTCGGAGTGTTCCAGCCGCTGTCCGAACCGCTGGCGAGGATTCATCGCAACCTGAAGCAGGCCTTCGATCCGCTGGCGATCTTCAATCCCGGACGGATGTATCCGGACTTTTGA
- a CDS encoding serine/threonine-protein phosphatase produces MGISVDACVAQHQGDRREQQDRAAIVPHPRGGGVVLAVVADGMGGHTGGVIAAKQVIHTARNNLEGFSARTDSARVLLESSFNEAHMLIKASRFINEKDPHSTAVMLLLQPGKVSWAHCGDSRLYHFRGDSLVFRSTDHSYVEQLVVQGRLTPEQALVHPNRNILLTSLGGIELPKIAFGESASLQAGDTFLLCSDGLWAHFSDQELGWVINGSASAREASELLIGRARSLGNGDGDNISLAILKVFDAATAEQAVRPAAELASLAAQSAQ; encoded by the coding sequence ATGGGGATTTCAGTTGATGCCTGCGTTGCCCAGCATCAGGGTGATCGCCGCGAACAGCAGGACCGCGCCGCCATCGTGCCGCATCCGCGTGGTGGCGGGGTCGTCCTCGCGGTGGTGGCGGACGGCATGGGCGGCCACACCGGCGGGGTGATCGCTGCCAAGCAGGTGATCCACACCGCACGCAACAACCTCGAGGGCTTTTCGGCACGTACCGATTCGGCCCGGGTGCTGCTCGAGTCGAGCTTCAACGAGGCGCACATGCTGATCAAGGCATCGCGTTTCATCAACGAGAAGGACCCGCACAGCACGGCGGTCATGCTGCTCCTGCAGCCGGGCAAGGTGAGCTGGGCGCACTGCGGCGACAGCCGTCTCTACCACTTCCGCGGCGACAGCCTGGTCTTTCGCAGCACCGATCATTCCTATGTCGAGCAACTCGTGGTGCAGGGTCGCCTGACACCGGAACAGGCGCTGGTGCATCCCAACCGCAACATCCTGCTGACTTCACTCGGTGGCATCGAGCTGCCGAAGATCGCCTTTGGCGAAAGCGCGAGCCTGCAGGCCGGAGACACCTTCCTGCTCTGCTCCGACGGCCTCTGGGCCCATTTCAGCGATCAGGAGCTCGGGTGGGTGATCAACGGCTCCGCGTCGGCGCGTGAGGCGTCGGAGCTGCTGATCGGGCGCGCGCGCTCTCTCGGCAATGGCGACGGCGACAACATCTCGCTGGCCATCCTGAAAGTCTTCGATGCGGCGACAGCAGAGCAGGCAGTCAGGCCGGCAGCCGAACTGGCGTCACTTGCGGCCCAGTCCGCCCAGTAG
- the glcF gene encoding glycolate oxidase subunit GlcF: MQTNLADFIRDTPAGREADAILRSCVHCGFCTATCPTFQLLGDELDGPRGRIYLIKQMLEGEPVSKTTQVHLDRCLSCRSCETTCPSGVRYHRLLEIGREVVEQKVPRSLAARATRFLLCEALPRNWIFRPAVRVGQMMRPLLPRVLAEKVPPAAPGGARPWPRAAGHRRRMIALAGCVQPTLTPNTNAATARVLDRLGIELVEMPAAACCGALRYHLHAQEKALDDMRQVIDAWWPEVESGRVEAFVMTASGCGEHVRAYGELLQHDPAYAAKAARIARMTRDASEVLAGERERLVELLRAAGGGGDQRVAFHSPCTLQHAQKIRGVVESLLAAAGFQLSAVADPHLCCGSAGTYSISQPVLATQLRDNKLAAMNAGGPAFLVTANIGCQTHLQSGSALPVRHWIELIDECLGTAS, translated from the coding sequence ATGCAGACCAATCTAGCCGATTTCATCCGCGACACACCGGCTGGCCGTGAGGCCGATGCCATTCTGCGCAGTTGCGTTCATTGCGGCTTCTGCACGGCGACCTGCCCGACCTTCCAGTTGCTGGGCGACGAACTCGACGGGCCGCGCGGCCGCATCTATCTGATCAAGCAGATGCTCGAGGGTGAGCCGGTCAGCAAGACGACGCAGGTGCACCTCGACCGCTGCCTCAGCTGTCGTTCCTGCGAGACCACCTGTCCGTCGGGCGTCCGCTATCACCGACTGCTCGAGATCGGGCGCGAAGTCGTCGAGCAGAAGGTGCCGCGTTCGCTGGCGGCGCGGGCGACGCGCTTCCTGCTCTGCGAGGCGCTGCCGCGCAACTGGATCTTCCGGCCGGCGGTGCGTGTTGGCCAGATGATGCGGCCGCTGCTGCCGCGCGTGTTGGCCGAAAAGGTGCCGCCGGCCGCCCCCGGCGGTGCCCGACCATGGCCGCGAGCGGCTGGGCACCGGCGACGGATGATCGCGCTGGCCGGCTGCGTGCAGCCGACGCTGACTCCCAACACCAATGCCGCGACGGCACGCGTTCTCGACCGCCTTGGCATCGAGCTGGTCGAGATGCCCGCTGCCGCCTGCTGTGGCGCCTTGCGCTACCACCTGCATGCCCAGGAGAAGGCGCTTGACGACATGCGGCAGGTCATCGATGCCTGGTGGCCGGAGGTCGAAAGCGGCCGCGTCGAGGCCTTCGTGATGACCGCGTCGGGCTGCGGCGAGCACGTACGCGCCTACGGCGAGCTGCTGCAGCACGACCCGGCCTATGCGGCGAAAGCGGCGCGTATCGCGCGGATGACGCGTGACGCCTCGGAGGTCCTTGCCGGCGAGCGCGAACGCCTCGTCGAGTTGCTGCGCGCGGCCGGTGGCGGCGGCGATCAGCGGGTCGCCTTCCATTCGCCGTGCACGCTGCAGCACGCACAGAAGATCCGCGGCGTCGTCGAGAGCCTGCTCGCCGCCGCCGGTTTCCAGTTGTCAGCGGTGGCCGATCCGCACCTGTGCTGCGGTTCAGCGGGCACCTATTCGATCAGCCAGCCGGTACTGGCGACACAGCTGCGGGACAACAAGCTGGCGGCGATGAACGCCGGTGGGCCGGCATTTCTGGTGACTGCCAACATCGGCTGTCAGACGCACCTGCAGAGTGGCAGCGCGCTGCCGGTACGGCACTGGATCGAACTCATCGACGAATGCCTGGGCACGGCTTCCTGA
- a CDS encoding aldo/keto reductase — protein MKRTCLGNSDLQVSELCLGTMTFGQQNSEAEAHAQLDRALAAGINFIDTAEMYPVPPRAATCGRTEEIVGRWLRGQARDRLVVASKAAGPSRGLNWIRGGHLGFDYGSLRSAVEGSLRRLQSDCIDLYQLHWPARNQPMFGQWQFDPAREHAATPILETIEALARLMQDGKIRQYGLSNEHPWGVMEFVRLARENGLPRPVSLQNAYNLLNRVYESGLAEVCHREHISLLPYSPLAFGTLTGKYLRDPGSAGRINEFPGFGQRYGKAGVAPAVQAYVELAARHGLAPAQLALAFVYSRWFVASTIIGATSVAQFDENLGALALHLSPTIVAEIDEIHLRCGNPAP, from the coding sequence ATGAAACGGACATGCCTTGGCAACAGTGACCTGCAGGTGTCCGAGCTTTGCCTCGGAACGATGACCTTTGGCCAACAGAACAGCGAAGCGGAAGCGCATGCGCAGCTCGACCGGGCGCTGGCTGCCGGCATCAACTTCATCGACACCGCCGAGATGTACCCGGTGCCACCGCGGGCGGCAACCTGCGGCCGGACCGAGGAGATCGTCGGCCGCTGGCTGCGCGGCCAGGCGCGCGACCGCCTGGTTGTCGCCAGCAAGGCCGCCGGGCCGTCGCGTGGCCTGAACTGGATACGCGGCGGCCATCTCGGGTTCGACTACGGCAGCCTGCGCAGCGCGGTCGAAGGCTCGCTGCGACGGCTGCAGAGCGACTGCATCGACCTCTATCAACTGCACTGGCCGGCGCGCAACCAGCCGATGTTCGGCCAGTGGCAGTTCGATCCGGCCAGGGAGCATGCCGCGACCCCGATTCTGGAAACCATCGAGGCGCTGGCGAGGCTGATGCAGGACGGCAAGATCCGACAGTACGGCCTGTCGAACGAGCATCCGTGGGGCGTCATGGAGTTCGTTCGCCTGGCGCGCGAGAACGGTCTGCCACGGCCGGTTTCGCTGCAGAATGCCTACAACCTGCTCAACCGGGTCTACGAGAGCGGTCTCGCCGAGGTCTGTCACCGCGAGCACATCAGCCTGCTGCCGTACTCGCCGCTCGCCTTCGGTACCCTGACCGGCAAGTACCTGCGCGACCCCGGGTCAGCAGGTCGCATCAACGAGTTTCCCGGCTTCGGCCAGCGCTACGGCAAGGCCGGCGTCGCGCCGGCGGTGCAAGCCTACGTCGAACTGGCGGCCAGGCACGGGCTGGCGCCGGCGCAACTGGCGCTGGCCTTTGTATACTCGCGCTGGTTCGTCGCCAGCACGATCATCGGTGCCACCAGCGTCGCGCAGTTCGACGAGAACCTCGGTGCGCTTGCGCTGCACCTGTCGCCGACGATCGTGGCGGAGATCGACGAAATTCACCTGCGCTGCGGCAACCCGGCTCCTTGA
- a CDS encoding AMP-binding protein produces the protein MASDNETDDYHELCRSFRWRLPEYFNIAGDVCGRWAGDRRRFALYYEDASGFTSAHSFWDIQREANRLSNVLAALATVAGDRVAIVLPQRPEAAIALVAILQMGAIAVPLAHRLGPDALAHRLGDSAAYLAIVDETMLPILAQIRHRLPALRHVVGVGAAVGKAVKPWGEVVEHASPRYTPAITAAGDAALILYSGTSSGRAPGVVMAHRTLLGNLDAYVSAHEGFPQAGDLFWSALDWADSGGLWQGLLATWHFGQPLLAYNGPFDAGKAFVLLQRYAVQNCLLAPLALQIMQQTLPEPRATCDLDLRTLASSGPPLAESVRNWSQEKLGVTISEPWCGSGTSGILGHCAARWPSSAGSLGRPYPGHRVAIVDRQGRVLGSDEVGELAVNRQCNGEDDPALLLGFWRSPAETAASLVGDGWVLTGDLATVDAKGDFWHRGRAGDL, from the coding sequence ATGGCGAGCGACAACGAGACCGACGATTACCACGAGCTCTGCCGGAGCTTTCGCTGGCGGCTTCCCGAGTACTTCAACATTGCCGGCGACGTCTGCGGTCGCTGGGCGGGCGATCGCCGCCGTTTCGCGCTGTACTACGAGGATGCGAGCGGCTTCACCTCGGCACACAGCTTCTGGGACATCCAGCGCGAGGCCAATCGCCTGTCCAACGTCCTCGCGGCACTGGCGACGGTCGCCGGCGACCGCGTTGCCATCGTCCTGCCGCAACGCCCGGAAGCTGCCATCGCTCTGGTCGCCATCCTGCAGATGGGCGCCATTGCGGTGCCGCTCGCGCATCGGCTGGGGCCCGATGCGCTTGCACACCGTTTGGGCGATTCCGCAGCATACCTCGCCATCGTCGATGAGACGATGCTGCCGATCCTGGCGCAGATCCGCCACCGGCTGCCGGCATTGCGGCATGTGGTCGGCGTCGGCGCCGCCGTCGGCAAGGCAGTCAAACCCTGGGGCGAAGTGGTCGAGCACGCTTCACCGCGCTACACGCCGGCGATCACGGCAGCCGGCGACGCGGCGCTGATCCTCTACTCAGGCACCTCTTCCGGCAGGGCGCCGGGGGTCGTCATGGCGCACCGGACGCTGCTGGGCAACCTGGATGCCTACGTCAGCGCGCACGAGGGCTTCCCGCAGGCGGGTGATCTCTTCTGGTCAGCCCTCGACTGGGCCGACAGCGGCGGTCTCTGGCAGGGCCTTCTGGCGACTTGGCATTTTGGCCAGCCACTGCTGGCCTACAACGGGCCTTTCGACGCCGGCAAGGCTTTTGTCCTGCTGCAACGCTACGCGGTGCAGAACTGCCTGCTCGCGCCGTTGGCGTTGCAGATCATGCAGCAGACACTGCCCGAGCCGCGGGCGACCTGCGACCTCGACCTGCGCACGCTGGCGAGCAGTGGCCCGCCGCTGGCCGAGTCGGTCCGCAACTGGTCGCAGGAGAAGCTCGGCGTGACGATCAGCGAGCCCTGGTGTGGCAGCGGGACGAGCGGCATTCTGGGCCACTGTGCCGCGCGCTGGCCGAGCAGCGCGGGTTCGCTCGGGCGGCCGTATCCCGGTCACCGGGTGGCGATCGTTGACCGTCAGGGCCGGGTACTCGGGTCGGATGAGGTCGGCGAGCTGGCGGTGAACCGGCAGTGCAACGGCGAGGACGATCCGGCGCTGCTGCTCGGCTTCTGGCGGAGTCCCGCAGAGACCGCCGCCAGCCTGGTCGGCGATGGCTGGGTGTTGACCGGCGATCTGGCGACAGTTGACGCAAAGGGCGATTTCTGGCACCGCGGTCGCGCCGGTGATCTCTGA
- a CDS encoding DUF1631 family protein, with translation MLPYEPPTNRAGERQLALTRASREILQRRLGDVVRICAAHSPAAAAAFEREVGEAHDELLSTHSDDDFGQASELTASRLTLMGDDDLELDIRMRSLGGRLREVGGRALSRCQSRYLTLLGWSAINEGDEPLGPEVICLGLWALCREAARGLEEALTLLDRIEQRLLQQLPLIYGEIDDFLASQGVDAAPAERRQKADTGMATAPPPRNTASNGGTSSSALQEIIRQRTAGTPTAGSAPLTGDGSPQAGSPTLDTAALVMLNHLLARLAALEARTPAADPLAAHAANSSAPRSQDLDLPAGRPEAIVIDTMALIFDAIFESDELPDAIRAALGSLQIPMLKVAIIDPALLADEAHPARVLLNRLGHAALGLARSAPSSHPLCERLSRLAVTARTALGRQPVDLDAPLADLAELIDERERTIRVAAEPYVQMVRTHDNRRYASQLASTWLRTSLARTRSADIAAFLETYWLQVMISAAAGESPHGERWQRHSRTADDLIWSVLPKQGPDERKRLAGMASSLLRRIGEGLDEIGVATAERKPFLDRLFDLQTAALRNQPAATPATAETPAAPSANTFANRLADGTGNGSQLLASDGRQVRYLGNTVGERTAQKAAAASWQVGEWLRFSLPDAGPLCGLCCWQDPAGATVLLFNPDWSWAVATHRSVVARQMATGEARIVSRIGLFDAAAERALRRLSGG, from the coding sequence ATGCTTCCATACGAACCGCCAACCAATCGCGCCGGAGAGCGGCAGCTCGCGCTGACCCGCGCCAGCAGGGAGATCCTTCAACGCCGGCTGGGCGATGTCGTCCGGATCTGCGCGGCACATTCGCCGGCAGCGGCGGCAGCTTTCGAGCGCGAGGTCGGCGAAGCGCATGACGAACTCCTGTCAACCCACTCCGACGACGACTTCGGGCAAGCCAGCGAGTTGACGGCCTCGCGCCTCACCCTGATGGGCGACGACGATCTCGAACTCGACATCCGCATGCGCAGCCTCGGCGGCCGCCTGCGCGAAGTGGGCGGGCGTGCCCTGTCTCGCTGCCAGTCGCGCTACCTGACGCTGCTCGGCTGGTCGGCAATCAACGAGGGCGACGAGCCACTGGGTCCCGAGGTGATCTGCCTTGGGCTCTGGGCACTCTGTCGCGAGGCTGCCCGCGGCCTCGAGGAGGCGCTGACCCTGCTCGATCGGATCGAACAGCGGCTGCTGCAGCAACTTCCCCTGATCTATGGCGAGATCGACGACTTCCTCGCCAGCCAGGGAGTCGACGCGGCGCCGGCGGAGAGACGGCAAAAGGCCGACACGGGCATGGCGACGGCACCGCCGCCACGGAACACGGCCAGCAATGGCGGCACGTCGAGCTCGGCACTGCAGGAGATCATCCGCCAGCGCACTGCCGGCACACCGACGGCAGGCTCCGCCCCGCTGACCGGCGATGGCAGCCCGCAGGCCGGCAGCCCGACGCTCGACACGGCAGCGCTCGTGATGCTCAACCACCTGCTCGCCCGCCTGGCTGCGCTCGAGGCACGCACGCCCGCAGCAGACCCCCTGGCGGCCCATGCCGCCAACAGTTCCGCGCCGCGATCGCAGGACCTCGATCTGCCGGCAGGACGACCGGAAGCGATCGTAATCGACACCATGGCGCTGATCTTCGATGCGATCTTCGAGTCGGATGAGCTGCCGGATGCCATCCGGGCGGCGCTCGGCAGCCTGCAGATTCCGATGCTGAAAGTGGCGATCATCGATCCGGCGCTGCTCGCCGACGAGGCACACCCTGCCCGCGTGCTGCTCAACCGACTCGGCCACGCGGCACTCGGACTGGCACGCAGCGCTCCATCGTCGCACCCGCTGTGCGAACGGTTGTCCCGGCTGGCAGTAACGGCGCGCACAGCGCTCGGACGGCAGCCTGTCGATCTCGATGCCCCACTCGCCGATCTGGCAGAGCTGATCGATGAGCGCGAACGGACGATCCGGGTGGCGGCCGAACCGTACGTGCAGATGGTGCGCACGCACGATAACCGCCGCTACGCCAGCCAGCTCGCGTCGACCTGGCTGCGAACGAGCCTGGCGCGGACGCGCTCGGCCGACATCGCCGCCTTTCTCGAAACCTACTGGCTGCAAGTGATGATCTCCGCTGCCGCCGGCGAAAGCCCACACGGCGAGCGCTGGCAGCGGCACAGCCGGACCGCCGACGATCTGATCTGGAGCGTGTTGCCGAAGCAGGGTCCCGACGAGCGCAAGAGGCTGGCCGGGATGGCCTCGTCGCTGCTCAGGCGGATCGGCGAGGGACTCGACGAGATCGGCGTCGCGACGGCCGAGCGCAAGCCCTTCCTCGACCGGCTTTTCGACCTGCAGACAGCCGCGCTGCGCAATCAGCCGGCGGCCACTCCGGCAACAGCGGAGACGCCCGCTGCGCCGTCAGCGAACACGTTCGCCAACAGGCTCGCCGACGGCACCGGCAACGGATCGCAACTGCTCGCGAGCGATGGACGGCAGGTACGCTACCTTGGCAACACGGTCGGCGAGCGCACCGCACAGAAGGCCGCCGCGGCGAGCTGGCAGGTCGGGGAATGGCTGCGCTTCAGCCTGCCGGACGCCGGGCCACTGTGCGGCCTGTGTTGCTGGCAGGACCCGGCCGGGGCGACGGTCCTGCTGTTCAACCCGGACTGGAGCTGGGCAGTGGCAACGCATCGCTCGGTCGTCGCCCGGCAGATGGCCACCGGCGAGGCGCGAATCGTGTCACGCATCGGCCTCTTTGACGCTGCCGCCGAACGAGCCCTTCGCCGTCTGAGTGGTGGTTGA
- a CDS encoding FAD-binding protein: MESTLVDRRYTVDRGQLIRRLRAVLPASALLAEEEEMRPYDCDGLTAFRQLPLLVALPESEAQAQAILRICHDLRAPVVPRGAATGLSGGATPHPDGVLVSLAKLKRIIAVDPLARTAIVQPGVRNLAVSEAAAPHGLYYAPDPSSQIACTIGGNVAENAGGVHCLKYGLTVHNVLRVRGLTIAGDIVEFGNAALDAPGYDLLALLNGSEGLLAMITEVTVRLTPKPELAQVVIASFDDVRKAGDAVASIIAAGIIPAGLEMMDKKATHAVEPYVNAGYDLQAEAILLCESDGTPEEVAEEIGRMQAVIGKSGAAGIRVSQNEAERLRFWAGRKAAFPAVGRLTPDYLCMDGTIPRRRLAEMLEAINALSAKYALRCANVFHAGDGNLHPLIMYDANQPGELDRATAFGAEILELSVRFGGTITGEHGVGVEKIMLMAEQFSLAEIDTFHRLKAAFDEHGLLNPGKGVPTLARCREYTQARAGTAAASSRP; this comes from the coding sequence ATGGAAAGCACGCTGGTCGACCGCCGCTACACCGTTGACCGAGGACAACTGATCCGGCGCCTGCGCGCGGTCCTGCCGGCCAGCGCCCTGCTGGCCGAGGAGGAGGAGATGCGGCCGTACGACTGCGATGGTCTGACCGCCTTTCGCCAGTTGCCGTTGCTGGTCGCGCTGCCGGAGAGCGAGGCACAGGCGCAGGCGATCCTGCGCATTTGCCATGACTTGCGAGCGCCGGTCGTGCCGCGCGGCGCAGCGACCGGCCTCTCGGGTGGTGCGACGCCGCATCCGGACGGGGTGCTGGTGTCGCTGGCGAAGCTGAAGAGGATCATCGCCGTCGATCCGCTGGCGCGCACCGCCATCGTCCAGCCTGGCGTGCGCAACCTGGCGGTCTCCGAGGCTGCGGCGCCGCATGGCCTGTACTACGCGCCCGACCCGTCATCGCAGATCGCGTGCACGATCGGTGGCAATGTCGCCGAGAACGCCGGCGGCGTGCACTGCCTGAAGTATGGCCTGACGGTACACAACGTGCTGCGCGTGCGCGGACTGACGATTGCCGGCGACATCGTCGAGTTTGGCAACGCGGCTCTCGATGCGCCGGGTTACGATCTGCTGGCGCTGCTCAACGGGTCGGAAGGGCTGTTGGCGATGATCACCGAGGTCACCGTCAGGCTGACGCCGAAGCCTGAACTGGCACAGGTCGTGATCGCTTCCTTTGACGATGTCCGCAAGGCTGGCGACGCCGTTGCCAGCATCATCGCTGCCGGCATCATCCCGGCCGGGCTCGAGATGATGGACAAGAAGGCGACGCATGCCGTCGAACCCTACGTCAACGCCGGCTATGACCTGCAGGCGGAGGCGATCCTGCTGTGCGAATCAGACGGCACGCCGGAGGAGGTGGCCGAGGAGATCGGCCGCATGCAGGCGGTGATCGGGAAAAGCGGCGCCGCAGGCATCCGCGTGTCGCAGAACGAGGCCGAGCGGCTGCGCTTCTGGGCCGGGCGCAAGGCGGCCTTTCCTGCGGTCGGCCGCCTGACTCCGGACTACCTGTGCATGGACGGCACGATTCCGCGACGACGGCTGGCGGAAATGCTGGAAGCGATCAACGCGCTGTCCGCGAAGTACGCGCTGCGCTGCGCCAACGTCTTCCACGCCGGTGATGGCAACCTGCACCCGCTGATCATGTACGACGCCAACCAACCGGGAGAACTCGATCGGGCGACTGCCTTTGGGGCGGAGATCCTCGAACTCTCCGTTCGTTTCGGTGGCACCATCACCGGCGAGCATGGTGTCGGCGTCGAGAAGATCATGCTCATGGCCGAGCAGTTCAGCCTGGCGGAGATCGATACCTTTCATCGGCTCAAGGCGGCTTTCGACGAGCATGGCCTGCTCAATCCGGGGAAGGGCGTGCCGACTCTGGCGCGCTGCCGTGAGTACACCCAGGCGCGTGCCGGTACCGCTGCCGCGTCGTCGAGGCCGTGA
- a CDS encoding DEAD/DEAH box helicase, translated as MRFDELGLHPDLLRAVADQGYAEPTPIQAQAIPLVLAGRDLMGGAQTGTGKTAAFTLPLLQRILGFASASPSPARHPVRVLMLAPTRELAIQVHESVRTYSRYVAIRSACVYGGVDIKPQLAEIRCGVEVLVATPGRLLDLFEQKCLNFGSVQALVLDEADRMLDMGFIPDVTRIINLLPTQRQSLLFSATFSEEIKKLADRMLKSPVLIEVARRNTVSETITHRVHPVAAVAKRALLVKLLKSADFNQVLVFTRTKIETNRLARDLQRAGIAADSIHGDKSQQDRLKALEAFKDGSILVLVATDVAARGLDIDELPHVINYELPHTPEDYIHRIGRTGRAGKPGTAVSLVSASEVQYLADIEKLIRLQVEQVVVPGFEPEYDYCYPPTGKRGHPRRPASPPPAAATAGVRDEQRSSGRASERRDGRDGRDGRGGARPQPVATDDFDFSKPYESAVPHPVATTAAGEGARLPAHGEHPHKTRRPVAALLGGLGRK; from the coding sequence ATGCGTTTCGATGAACTCGGATTGCACCCTGATCTGTTGCGAGCGGTTGCCGATCAGGGCTACGCCGAACCAACGCCGATTCAGGCGCAAGCCATTCCGCTCGTCCTCGCCGGCCGCGATCTGATGGGCGGTGCACAAACCGGCACCGGCAAGACGGCAGCCTTCACCCTGCCACTGTTGCAGCGCATCCTGGGCTTTGCCAGCGCGAGCCCGTCGCCGGCTCGCCATCCGGTGCGGGTGCTGATGCTGGCACCGACGCGAGAGCTGGCGATCCAGGTGCACGAATCGGTCAGAACCTACAGCCGGTACGTTGCGATCCGCAGCGCCTGCGTTTATGGCGGCGTAGACATCAAGCCGCAGCTCGCCGAGATCCGCTGCGGCGTCGAGGTTCTGGTGGCGACCCCAGGCCGCCTGCTCGACCTCTTCGAGCAGAAATGCCTCAATTTTGGCAGCGTCCAGGCCCTCGTGCTCGACGAAGCCGACCGCATGCTCGACATGGGCTTCATCCCTGACGTCACGCGCATCATCAACCTGCTGCCGACACAACGGCAGAGCCTGCTCTTCTCGGCAACCTTCTCCGAGGAGATCAAGAAACTCGCCGACCGCATGCTGAAGTCACCGGTGCTGATCGAGGTCGCCAGGCGCAACACGGTATCGGAAACCATCACCCACCGTGTGCACCCGGTTGCTGCGGTGGCGAAGCGGGCGCTGCTGGTGAAACTGCTGAAGTCGGCCGATTTCAATCAGGTGCTGGTGTTCACCCGCACCAAGATCGAGACCAACCGGCTGGCGCGCGACCTGCAACGGGCCGGCATCGCCGCCGACTCGATCCATGGCGACAAGAGCCAGCAGGACCGGCTGAAGGCGCTCGAGGCGTTCAAGGATGGATCGATTCTCGTCCTCGTCGCGACCGACGTTGCCGCCCGCGGACTCGATATCGACGAACTGCCGCACGTGATCAACTACGAGCTGCCGCACACGCCCGAGGACTACATCCATCGTATTGGCCGCACCGGCCGGGCCGGCAAGCCGGGAACCGCGGTCTCGCTGGTCTCGGCCAGCGAAGTGCAGTACCTTGCCGACATCGAGAAGCTGATCCGGCTGCAGGTGGAGCAGGTGGTCGTTCCCGGATTCGAGCCGGAGTACGATTACTGCTATCCACCGACCGGCAAGCGCGGGCACCCGCGGCGGCCGGCGTCGCCGCCGCCGGCCGCGGCCACGGCAGGCGTACGCGACGAGCAGCGCTCGTCAGGCCGCGCCAGCGAGCGTCGCGATGGACGTGACGGACGTGACGGGCGCGGCGGCGCGCGTCCGCAACCAGTCGCCACCGACGATTTCGACTTCAGCAAGCCCTACGAGAGCGCCGTACCGCATCCGGTCGCGACCACCGCTGCCGGTGAAGGCGCCAGGCTCCCGGCACACGGCGAACACCCGCACAAGACCCGCCGTCCGGTCGCTGCCCTACTGGGCGGACTGGGCCGCAAGTGA